A single region of the Hyphomicrobiales bacterium genome encodes:
- a CDS encoding transposase, with protein MTSKLHAVCDGSGRPLRLALSEGQASDFKGAAILVEALPPAKTMLADRGYDADWFRAALVARGIDPCIPSKINRKIFIPHDRALYRQRHRIENMFARLKDWRRIHTRYDRCAHTFLSAIAFAATFIFWLNQ; from the coding sequence TTGACCTCCAAGCTCCACGCCGTCTGCGACGGCAGCGGCCGCCCGCTCCGACTGGCGCTGAGCGAAGGGCAGGCCAGCGACTTCAAGGGCGCTGCCATCTTGGTCGAGGCCCTGCCGCCGGCCAAAACCATGCTCGCCGACAGAGGCTATGATGCCGATTGGTTCAGAGCCGCACTCGTCGCACGCGGCATCGACCCGTGCATCCCCTCGAAAATCAATCGCAAGATATTCATCCCGCACGATCGTGCGCTCTATCGCCAGCGCCATCGCATCGAGAACATGTTCGCTCGCCTCAAGGACTGGCGCCGCATCCACACCCGATACGATCGATGTGCTCACACCTTCCTGTCAGCCATCGCTTTCGCCG
- a CDS encoding hypothetical protein (Evidence 5 : Unknown function) encodes MGACVSSLHRLPARMTSEGRSNLIRSAVAGSRRGGFELSAMHELGTYSNEHLAICRLPRAAAQMAQAHSDDAREPSRLLLQ; translated from the coding sequence GTGGGAGCCTGCGTATCGTCCCTTCATCGCCTTCCGGCGCGCATGACAAGCGAGGGCCGGTCCAACTTGATCCGTTCAGCTGTCGCGGGATCCCGCCGCGGTGGCTTCGAACTCTCGGCGATGCACGAGCTTGGCACCTATTCCAACGAGCATCTTGCGATATGCAGATTGCCGAGGGCGGCGGCACAGATGGCGCAGGCACATTCAGACGACGCTAGAGAACCTTCCCGTCTGCTGCTTCAATAG
- a CDS encoding Arylsulfatase: MGCDVGKWGTAMADTHSNEAQIPQSPLCFTNRCYRLVTALASRAALLGATALMSAAIASPVTAQAPSPAPSSPTPPNILVIMGDDVGWFNIGAYHQGMMSGRTPNLDRLASEGLRFTDYYAEASCTAGRANFITGEIPLRTGLTTVGQAGADVGLPDEAVTLATVLKARGYATGQFGKNHLGDLNKYLPTTHGFDEFFGYLYHLDAMSDPYWFDYPQDWIDKYGPRNLVRSYATTVDDPTVMPRWGRVGKQRIVDEGPLAPFPDMAGRQNWQEGRKAKYNMETFDEVLVQASSNFMDQAKKDNKPFFIWHNTTRMHVFTFLPPKYQAMMNYQSNYGLEEAGMAQMDDSIGALLQHLQDIGEANNTIVIFTTDNGAEVFTWPDGGMTPFRGTKGTVFEGGFRVPAIIRWPGKIKAGTVENGLFSGLDWLPTLAAAAGNPNITEQLLRGVKLGDRTYKNHLDGYNQMDLLLGKGPSARHELFYFGGPQLGAIRIDDFKFQFFQQPYGWPGEKVTTDMPSIVNLRQDPFERTPSIRGENLNNLGGGYMNDFYAREFWRFVIVQQRVAELAQTALEYPPMQSPASFNLEAVKAKIDETLRNREGQ, from the coding sequence ATGGGCTGTGACGTCGGCAAATGGGGAACCGCCATGGCAGATACGCATTCGAACGAAGCGCAGATCCCGCAATCGCCCCTGTGTTTTACCAATCGATGCTACAGACTGGTCACAGCTCTCGCCTCCCGGGCAGCGCTTCTGGGCGCGACCGCGCTCATGTCCGCGGCGATCGCATCGCCGGTGACCGCGCAGGCCCCCTCGCCGGCACCATCATCGCCAACGCCGCCCAATATCCTCGTCATCATGGGAGACGATGTCGGCTGGTTCAACATCGGCGCCTATCATCAAGGCATGATGTCGGGTCGCACACCCAACTTGGACAGGCTTGCCTCGGAGGGCCTCCGATTCACCGACTATTATGCCGAGGCGAGCTGCACGGCCGGCCGCGCCAATTTCATCACCGGAGAAATACCGCTGCGCACCGGCTTGACCACGGTCGGACAAGCCGGCGCCGATGTCGGTCTCCCCGATGAGGCCGTCACGCTCGCCACGGTCCTCAAGGCGCGGGGCTACGCAACCGGCCAATTCGGCAAGAACCACCTGGGCGACCTCAACAAATATCTTCCGACAACCCATGGCTTCGATGAATTCTTCGGTTATCTGTACCATCTCGACGCCATGTCGGATCCCTATTGGTTCGACTACCCCCAGGACTGGATCGACAAATACGGCCCGCGCAATCTGGTGCGCAGCTATGCGACGACGGTCGATGATCCAACCGTGATGCCGCGCTGGGGACGGGTCGGAAAGCAGCGCATCGTCGACGAGGGGCCACTGGCGCCCTTCCCGGACATGGCGGGACGGCAGAACTGGCAAGAAGGCCGCAAGGCCAAGTACAACATGGAGACTTTCGACGAAGTCCTGGTACAGGCCAGTTCAAATTTCATGGATCAGGCCAAGAAAGACAACAAGCCGTTCTTCATCTGGCATAACACGACGCGGATGCACGTCTTCACGTTCCTCCCGCCGAAATACCAGGCCATGATGAATTACCAGTCCAACTACGGGCTGGAAGAAGCGGGAATGGCGCAGATGGACGATAGCATCGGCGCCTTGCTGCAGCATCTCCAGGATATCGGCGAGGCTAACAATACGATCGTGATCTTCACGACCGATAATGGCGCCGAGGTCTTCACCTGGCCCGATGGCGGCATGACGCCGTTCAGGGGTACCAAAGGCACTGTCTTCGAAGGCGGGTTCCGCGTGCCAGCCATCATCCGCTGGCCGGGCAAGATCAAGGCCGGCACGGTTGAAAACGGTCTCTTCTCTGGTCTCGACTGGTTGCCGACACTCGCGGCAGCCGCTGGTAACCCGAACATCACCGAGCAGCTGCTCAGGGGCGTCAAACTCGGCGACCGGACCTACAAGAACCATCTCGACGGCTATAATCAGATGGACCTGCTGCTCGGCAAGGGACCGTCGGCGCGCCACGAACTCTTCTACTTCGGCGGGCCGCAGCTTGGGGCCATCCGCATCGATGACTTCAAGTTCCAGTTCTTTCAACAGCCCTATGGCTGGCCTGGTGAGAAAGTCACGACCGACATGCCCTCGATCGTCAATCTCCGCCAGGATCCGTTCGAGCGTACGCCCTCCATCCGCGGTGAAAACCTGAATAACCTCGGGGGCGGGTACATGAATGATTTCTACGCCCGGGAGTTCTGGCGCTTCGTGATCGTCCAGCAGAGGGTTGCGGAGCTGGCGCAGACGGCGCTGGAATACCCGCCGATGCAATCACCCGCATCGTTCAACCTCGAGGCTGTCAAAGCAAAGATCGACGAGACCCTCAGGAACCGTGAAGGTCAATAG
- a CDS encoding transposase — protein MDDLLLLSEAQMRRIEPYFPLSHGVARVDDRRVLSGILFVIRNGLRWRDAPAAYGPPKTIYNRFIRWSRLGVFNRIFAELAGDSDSSDRLMIDATHLKAHRTAASLLKKGLYPDVSGAAVAA, from the coding sequence ATGGACGATTTGCTGCTTCTGTCGGAGGCGCAGATGCGCCGGATTGAGCCGTATTTTCCGCTATCGCACGGGGTCGCGCGGGTCGATGACCGTCGTGTGCTGAGCGGCATCCTGTTCGTGATCCGCAACGGCCTGCGATGGCGCGACGCGCCAGCCGCCTATGGTCCGCCCAAGACGATCTACAACCGCTTCATCCGCTGGAGCAGGCTCGGCGTATTCAACCGGATCTTTGCCGAACTGGCGGGCGATAGCGACAGTTCGGATCGCCTGATGATCGACGCCACGCATCTCAAGGCGCATCGCACCGCCGCCAGCCTCCTCAAAAAGGGGCTCTACCCCGATGTATCGGGCGCAGCCGTGGCGGCTTGA